One Acidobacteriota bacterium genomic window, GTGTCGCGCGGTCCCGGATTTCGCGCATCAGGTCGTCGACCTGGCCGCGCACCGGGCGGACCTCGACGGCCGGGTCGGTCAGACCGGTCGGCCGGATGATTTGTTCGACGACGCGGCCTCCGGAAGAGCGGATTTCATACGCGGCGGGTGTGGCCGAAACAAAAAGAACCGGGCCGATCCGCGCCCCGAATTCTTCGAAATTCAAGGGGCGGTTGTCCAGGGCCGAGGGCAGGCGGAAGCCGTGCTCGACGAGATTGAGCTTGCGCGAGCGGTCGCCGGCGTGCATGCCGCCGATCTGGGGGACGGTGGCATGAGATTCGTCGATGACGGTCAGGAACCCGTCGGGAAAATAATCGAGAAGCGTGAAGGGCGGCTCGCCCGGGCTTCTGCGGCTGAGGTGGCGGGAATAGTTCTCGATTCCCGGACAATAGCCGAAGGCGCGGAGCATTTCAAGGTCGTAGAGGGTTTTCTCCTCGATCCGCGCGGCTTCGAGAAGCCGGCCCCGGTCCCGGAAAAAGGCGACCCTCTCCCGGAGTTCGTCTTCGATGTTCCGGATCGCCGCGGTCAGGATGTCTGCGGGCACGGCGAAGAAAGTCCGGGGATGGATCATCGCGGCGTCGCGCTTTTCCAGAACGGTACCCAGCAGAGGGTCGATGACGGCCATCCCGGAAATCCGGCCGTCCTCGATCTCGATCCGGAGGGCCGATTCTTCATATCCCGGGAAGACCTCGACGGTGTCTCCACGGACGCGGAACGTCCCCCGGACAAGCGCGTCGTCGCGCCGTTCGTACTGCACGGAGACGAGTTTTTCCAAAAGAGTTTTCCGCCCCAGGGCGTCGCCGCATTTCAGGCCGAAGCTCATGGCATGGTATGTCGCCGGGGCGCCGATGCCGTAAATGCAGGACACCGAGGCGACGATGATCACATCGCGCCTTTCGAACAGGGCGTTTGTCGCCCGGAGGCGCAGTCTGTCTATTTCGTCGTTGACCGTGGCCTCCTTGGCGATGTAGGTGTTCGTGGAGGGCACATAGGCCTCGGGCTGGTAGTAATCGTAGTAGCTGACGAAGTATTCGACCGCGTTTGAAGGAAAGAACCTCCGGAACTCCTGGTAGAGCTGGGCGGCCAGAGTCTTGTTGTGGGATATGACGAGAACGGGTCGGCCGGTCCGGGCGATGACATTGGCCATGGTGAAGGTTTTTCCGGATCCCGTAACGCCCATCAGAACCTGGCGGGGGAGTCCCTGTTCGAGGCCTCGGCTGAGTTCGGTGACGGCTCGGATCTGGTCGCCCTGCGCCCGGAACGAAGCCTGCAGCCGGAATGCGTTCATATCATTATATCATTGCCAGAAAACCCCAGGCTTTTAAGCCTGGGGATGAATGGCACCCGGAACGAAGCCAGCGAAGCTGGCGAAGTGGAGGCAAATCCGGCATAATCTGGCTATGGTCAGATACGCCACGGGAGCTCATACCAAGCA contains:
- the uvrB gene encoding excinuclease ABC subunit UvrB; the protein is MNAFRLQASFRAQGDQIRAVTELSRGLEQGLPRQVLMGVTGSGKTFTMANVIARTGRPVLVISHNKTLAAQLYQEFRRFFPSNAVEYFVSYYDYYQPEAYVPSTNTYIAKEATVNDEIDRLRLRATNALFERRDVIIVASVSCIYGIGAPATYHAMSFGLKCGDALGRKTLLEKLVSVQYERRDDALVRGTFRVRGDTVEVFPGYEESALRIEIEDGRISGMAVIDPLLGTVLEKRDAAMIHPRTFFAVPADILTAAIRNIEDELRERVAFFRDRGRLLEAARIEEKTLYDLEMLRAFGYCPGIENYSRHLSRRSPGEPPFTLLDYFPDGFLTVIDESHATVPQIGGMHAGDRSRKLNLVEHGFRLPSALDNRPLNFEEFGARIGPVLFVSATPAAYEIRSSGGRVVEQIIRPTGLTDPAVEVRPVRGQVDDLMREIRDRATRNERVLVTTLTKKMAENLTRHYHELGLRVRYLHSDIETLDRVKILRDLRLGVFDALIGINLLREGLDLPEVSLVAVLDADKEGFLRSSTSLIQTFGRAARHTAGRAILYADTVTESMRAAIEETNRRRSIQQDWNTLHGITPRSIIKDIDGALTGAADRDYLDITRVAEDSEIYLSPTRRKKRMEDLDKQMKEAANRLDFEKAARLRDELRRLKIRDLELDLKQP